Part of the Elusimicrobiota bacterium genome, AACAACCAGATTCATGCATCCAATGTTCGGCTTATAGGCGAGGATGGGTCACAGTTAGGGATAAAAACAATTCAAGAAGCACAATTGATGGCTCGCGATTTAGGACTTGACCTTGTAGAAATAGCGCCTCAAGCGACTCCGCCTGTTTGTAAAATTATTGATTACAAAAAATATCGGTATCTACAAGACAAGCAAAACAGAGCGATTCATAAAACAGGTGTGCTTAAAGAAATAAAAATGAGACCTAAAATTGGCGAGCACGATTTACAATTCAAGATAAAACATATTCAACGATTCCTTACTGAAAAAAACAAGGTGAAGGTAACAATGCAGTTTTTTGGCAGAGAACGAGAACATATATCGCTCGGTGGAGATATAGTTAATCGTGTTTTAGCAGAAGTTAACGAATACGGACAGCCGGATTCACCGCCGCGGTTGATGGGAAATTCAATAAATGTAATTCTTTCACCGAAGAAATAAAAGGAGGCAGTGAAAAGGCAGGTTAAAGGTTAAAGGGAAAAGGGAAAAAATTCTGGATATTATTTTAATTTATACCTTTAATTTTAACCTTTAATTTATACCTTTAACTTGACATTTTAGTATGCCAAAATTGAAATCACACAGTGGTGCTAAAAAAAGATTTTTTATTTCAGCAACCGGGATTATTAAACGAAAAAAAACCAAAGCCCGTCATCTTCTAACAGATAAATCAGCAAGAAAAATGCGACATCTGAGAAAATCAGGCGAGCTTAATTTAACGGATACAAAACTGGTCAGAACAGTTTTGCCATATCTATAGGGGGCAGTGAAAAGGCAGGTATAAATTAAAGGTGAAAATTAAAATTATGGCAGAATATTTTTAACCTTTAACCTGTAACCTTTAACTTGACATTTTACCATGCGTATTAAAGGTGCAATTGTAACAAGGCGACGAAAAAAACGGCTTTTTAAGAAATCAAAAGGATTCCGGCTATCTAACAAAAATGTCTATATCCATGCATCTGAAAGAGTAGACAAGGCATTAGTGCATTCCTATAGAGGACGAAAACAAAAAAAACGTGATAAACGAAGTCAATGGATTTTAACACTTAATGCTGCTGCTAGGCTCAATGGCCTTTCCTACAGCAGGTTTATCAACGGCATTAAAAAGGCTGGCGTATTGCTGAACAGAAAAATTCTGGCAGAAATGGCTTTATCTTCACCGGAAGAATTTTCGCAACTTGTAAATATTGCGAAATCACAAGTACAAACGACAGCCGGTTAATATGAAACTTTCACCACAACAAATTCTAATATGTGGGTTTGCGGCTATTATTTTTGCCGGTAGTATATTATTATCTTTACCTTTCTCTTCCTCAACCGGTTCTTACACCAATTATATTGACGCACTTTTTACCGCTACATCTGCGGTCTGTGTTACAGGACTGATTGTTGTTAATACCGCAATACACTGGTCGTTGTTTGGCAAAATTATTATAGCACTGCTTATTCAAATCGGTGGGCTTGGCTATATGACACTTGCGACACTTTTTGTGATAATGATAGGCAAACAAATATCGTTAAAAGACCGACTTGTATTCACCGAAGGTATCCAGACATTTTCGTTCAACGAGATAAAAAAGTTTGTTGTTTATGTTGTAAAAATTACACTGATTTTTGAACTCATAGGTGTTGTGATTCTATCAATAAAATGGGTGCCTGAATTCGGGCTTTTGGTAGGTTTAGGACACGCACTGTTTCATTCCGTTTCTGCATTCTGTAATGCTGGTTTCTCTACTTTTGAGTCCAATTTAGCAAATTATGTCAATTCTGCTACTGTAACATTAGGTATCACATCACTTATTATTTTAGGCGGTATCGGTTATATCGTTATCAGCGATATTTACGGTTTTAGAATTACAAAACGGCTGCTGCTACATACAAAAGTCGCTGTGACTACCACGCTGATTTTGATAGTAACAGGTACGGTTCTGATATTCTTGCTTGAATATAACAATTCAAACACTTTGGGTGCACTTCCGTTAAAAAGTAAATTATTAGCCGCCTATTTTCAGTCACTAACGCCGAGAACCGCCGGGTTTAATACAATTGATATTTCAGCAATGACTGTGCCTGCATTATTTTTGATAATAGGGCTGATGTTTATTGGTGCCTCACCATCAGGCACAGGTGGCGGAACAAAAACAACAACATTCGTAACACTGCTTGCCGGAGTAAAAGCGATGCTTCAAGGCAGAAAAAATGTTACTATTTTCAAAAAAACAATCCCACAAGAAATAGTCCAGAAATC contains:
- the infC gene encoding translation initiation factor IF-3; its protein translation is MNNQIHASNVRLIGEDGSQLGIKTIQEAQLMARDLGLDLVEIAPQATPPVCKIIDYKKYRYLQDKQNRAIHKTGVLKEIKMRPKIGEHDLQFKIKHIQRFLTEKNKVKVTMQFFGREREHISLGGDIVNRVLAEVNEYGQPDSPPRLMGNSINVILSPKK
- the rpmI gene encoding 50S ribosomal protein L35, which gives rise to MPKLKSHSGAKKRFFISATGIIKRKKTKARHLLTDKSARKMRHLRKSGELNLTDTKLVRTVLPYL
- the rplT gene encoding 50S ribosomal protein L20, whose translation is MRIKGAIVTRRRKKRLFKKSKGFRLSNKNVYIHASERVDKALVHSYRGRKQKKRDKRSQWILTLNAAARLNGLSYSRFINGIKKAGVLLNRKILAEMALSSPEEFSQLVNIAKSQVQTTAG
- a CDS encoding TrkH family potassium uptake protein, encoding MKLSPQQILICGFAAIIFAGSILLSLPFSSSTGSYTNYIDALFTATSAVCVTGLIVVNTAIHWSLFGKIIIALLIQIGGLGYMTLATLFVIMIGKQISLKDRLVFTEGIQTFSFNEIKKFVVYVVKITLIFELIGVVILSIKWVPEFGLLVGLGHALFHSVSAFCNAGFSTFESNLANYVNSATVTLGITSLIILGGIGYIVISDIYGFRITKRLLLHTKVAVTTTLILIVTGTVLIFLLEYNNSNTLGALPLKSKLLAAYFQSLTPRTAGFNTIDISAMTVPALFLIIGLMFIGASPSGTGGGTKTTTFVTLLAGVKAMLQGRKNVTIFKKTIPQEIVQKSFVISVLAFVFISIITFLLLIVEGKDFIRTLFEVFSAFATCGLSAAVGTPVSFSAFFTPLGKILVIITMFVGRLGPVTIAVAAIEENNIAARYYYAEGKIAVG